The genomic stretch CGGGGGGAAGGTGATGGGGAGGGTCCTTCTTGTCACTTCACTTGATGGCGACCTACCAGGGCCACAGAGGCAGAGTGACTGTGTGCCCTCAGGCGGCGAGCTGTGGCGGGCTTTCGGAGCTCTAGCCCAGCGGTTTCACTTAATTCTTGAGGAACACGAGGCCCAGGTCAGGGGCTGCATGCGGCTCAGGTCTCCTGCTCAGTGGAGAATGTGGAACTAGGCTCCAGCCCAGGTTTTGGGCACCGGCCATCTTTTCATGGCATATCTCCCATCTGTTGGGCTCGGAGTGGTCACACTCCTGGCTGAGAGTGTGTCTGCCCTCCTGCAGGCAGAGAGATTGGCTGTGTTTCACTCAGGAGCAAAGGCTGACCCAGGGGCCAGCACCCCTCCTGGGCAGGCATCCAGACAAGTACGGGGAGGTATTCCACCCTCCAGGGGTGAGAGAGGACCTTGCTGAGCCGTCTGTGACTGAGAGAGGCTCCACGCTGAATCTAAGGGGTCTGCCtgattgtttttagaaaataaaatgcaggagGGTTTAGAAGAAGCTGGGGAGAGCCCCAAGGCATTTTGTCAAATATTCATTGCAAATGGAGGTGACAGGAACCTAAACGATGGAGACAGGAAGCTAAAATAACATATTCTAAGTTACATTAAGTGCACTCAGCTGATTCATTAGCAAACTGCATTCAGGTCATGAACTGAAATGAAAACAAGATATCAAGCCCTCTTGTTCCAGAGATAGCTTAGCACAGGGCTATCACACACCAGCTCAGTCGCCTTAATTATTTCTTAAGTTCCTTATCTGTAATTAATATTCACTGTCCTTGAGATGATGGGCTGGAAGCTTGGTATGGATAACACTGTGAGCAAGATCCACAGGAGGGTAAAGGACAGTGGTTAAGTGTTAAGGAGTCTTCATGGACAGGACCCTACTTACTTTAACTGCCCAGGAACATGTCTTTAGAAGTAGCAAAGAATGAACTCTTGGTTGATGAGGTGATTCAAGAGTCCTGTCGGGGAATTGCTGACTTAATTTGATTGaaattattatcttcttttttcttccatccCTAAAGTGGAAGTGCTTATACTTATTACACACTCCCTAAGACTGTTGTTTCATTCAGTTGAGATAACCTAAGAGTAAATGTCTGAAAACATACAATTCTATGTAAGTGTGACCTACTGCTGTTATGGCTGTGGAGGCCCCTTTCAGTCTGTGTGAATAAGTGCAAGAAGGCTAGTGCAGGGATCCTTAGGTGGAAGCGAGACCATTAGATGGGCTGCATTTCTGTgccatgtgaaaataaaatttggagttTGCTTTctactctgctctctctctctctctggaataagaaaaggagggaagagtGAAAAGAGATGAAATATCACAAAATCCCGGAACtccttgaataaaaaaaaagaaaatggcaaagtAAGGAAGCGCTCAAGAAGATGCTGTCACCAGACCTTCACCGCAGTGCCAGATTCAGTCGACCAGTGTTTATTGAGCACCGACTGTTAGCCACAAGTTCTTTTAATTCTTTGTGATGTTCAGAGCTTTCGGCCTTACGGGAGCTTGCGTTTTAGGTTCCAGATTCGCCACCTTCCATTTCCCTTCTTCGCTGGGATTTGGTACACAGCACCTATTCCAGGGATCAGAGCAAATATCACCCTTTTTCTCACCAGCGTAGCAAAAAAACAGTCTGCACTTCCCGTGTTGCAGGAGGCAGATAGTGTTTCTGATTCCAGGAGGGATGTCCCCTGCGGAGCCAACAAAAACAGGTCGATCTTTAATCCGTGGAGTACAGTCAAGAATGGCCCAGCCCACAGCCCAACTCCAGGGGTTTTCCAAATGCTTGCAAAAGCTCAGCGTCTTTGGACAAGTCCCAGGTTCACCGAGCTTTGCTCTCTGAGCCCCAAAGCAGAACAGCCATCCCTATCTCACAAGCTTGCAGGAGGGTCACGTGTGTGCCtctgtgtgcgtgcgtgtgtgtgtgtgtgtgtgtgtgtgtgtgtgtgtgtgtgtgtgtggccaccTGACCCACAGCAGGCCCTGGGGAGAGGCTACCTATCGTATCAGTGCCCTCCAAAAACCTGAGGAAGATGTGCTTTGCAGGAGGAGAAGCGGGTTTTAGAAAACAAAGTGGAAtaatgggcgggggggggggagtggcGCAGGTCTTGGTATCTAGGAGACTAGAAGAAATTCTCATCCTCAGCTTGTGGCCCAATGTCCAGTTTTATACTCACagtgaaaagaaggaaatgaaacctTGGCTAGAGGGCTTGCAGGTCAAGAACAGCCACCTAGTGTTCCCATAAGAAAGGTTCTTAACAACAGGAGCCATGATAGTGCTGGTCTCACAGGGTCGTGAAAATGGTCTGGGTGGTCTAAAAGCGTCACAGTGGGACTGTGATCCAGGACCACGTCAGCCTTGCCGCCGTGTGGAGGGGAGAGCCAGGTGAAGGTGTGGATCTCGCCTTCAGCAGAGACAGAGACGCCACCAGCCTTGGGCTTGGAGGAGCTGGAGTCTAGACTCACTTCTTCCAAAAACTCATTAAAATGGCCACATCatagttttctcatctatgaaataggttaagccaggcatggttgtgcctgcctataatccctgtgactcaggagacagaagcaggagaattgcaagtttgagggcagcctcagcaacctagcaagactctgtttcaaaataaaaaataaaaagagctggggatgcagtcCAGGG from Ictidomys tridecemlineatus isolate mIctTri1 chromosome 14, mIctTri1.hap1, whole genome shotgun sequence encodes the following:
- the LOC106145530 gene encoding sperm-associated antigen 11A, whose product is MRVLFLFAVFFCLVHTNSGDIPPGIRNTICLLQHGKCRLFFCYAGEKKGDICSDPWNRCCVPNPSEEGKWKVANLEPKTQAPVRPKALNITKN